One part of the Vitis riparia cultivar Riparia Gloire de Montpellier isolate 1030 chromosome 15, EGFV_Vit.rip_1.0, whole genome shotgun sequence genome encodes these proteins:
- the LOC117932665 gene encoding pyridoxine/pyridoxamine 5'-phosphate oxidase 2 isoform X1, producing MGTVVSWKQLLLRALDSNSSLKHSSYFQLATVGSSGRPSNRTVVFRGFQGDSDKIQINTDGRTRKIEELKHCPFSEICWYFTDSWEQFRINGRVDVIDGSDPDPMKLQERENAWFASSLKSRLQYLGPNPGLPCLSEQPAQECSPDPSTGPVAAFCLLILDPDQVDYLNLKNNERLTFTSSKNVDGVKCWNSEKINP from the exons ATGGGCACAGTGGTTTCATGGAAACAGCTTCTTCTCAGAGCTTTGGACTCCAACTCCAGCCTCAAGCACTCTTCTTATTTCCAGCTT GCCACTGTTGGATCCAGTGGGCGACCTTCCAATCGCACAGTCGTTTTCAG AGGGTTTCAAGGGGATTCTGATAAGATACAGATCAACACTGATGGCCGCACTCGcaag ATTGAAGAGCTTAAGCATTGCCCATTTTCCGAG ATATGTTGGTATTTTACTGACTCTTGGGAGCAATTCCGGATCAATGGAAGGGTTGATGTTATTGATGGATCGGATCCTGATCCCATGAAGCTTCAG GAAAGAGAGAATGCCTGGTTTGCTAGTTCTCTGAAATCAAGATTGCAGTACTTGGGTCCTAATCCAGGTCTTCCCTGTCTAAGTGAACAACCAGCCCAGGAGTGTTCTCCGGATCCTTCCACTGGCCCAGTTGCTGCATTTTGTCTGCTGATTTTGGATCCAGATCAG GTTGATTACCTGAATTTGAAGAATAATGAGAGGCTAACATTTACATCCAGCAAAAATGTGGATGGAGTGAAGTGTTGGAATTCAGAGAAAATCAACCCGTAA
- the LOC117932665 gene encoding pyridoxine/pyridoxamine 5'-phosphate oxidase 2 isoform X2: MGTVVSWKQLLLRALDSNSSLKHSSYFQLATVGSSGRPSNRTVVFRGFQGDSDKIQINTDGRTRKIEELKHCPFSEERENAWFASSLKSRLQYLGPNPGLPCLSEQPAQECSPDPSTGPVAAFCLLILDPDQVDYLNLKNNERLTFTSSKNVDGVKCWNSEKINP, from the exons ATGGGCACAGTGGTTTCATGGAAACAGCTTCTTCTCAGAGCTTTGGACTCCAACTCCAGCCTCAAGCACTCTTCTTATTTCCAGCTT GCCACTGTTGGATCCAGTGGGCGACCTTCCAATCGCACAGTCGTTTTCAG AGGGTTTCAAGGGGATTCTGATAAGATACAGATCAACACTGATGGCCGCACTCGcaag ATTGAAGAGCTTAAGCATTGCCCATTTTCCGAG GAAAGAGAGAATGCCTGGTTTGCTAGTTCTCTGAAATCAAGATTGCAGTACTTGGGTCCTAATCCAGGTCTTCCCTGTCTAAGTGAACAACCAGCCCAGGAGTGTTCTCCGGATCCTTCCACTGGCCCAGTTGCTGCATTTTGTCTGCTGATTTTGGATCCAGATCAG GTTGATTACCTGAATTTGAAGAATAATGAGAGGCTAACATTTACATCCAGCAAAAATGTGGATGGAGTGAAGTGTTGGAATTCAGAGAAAATCAACCCGTAA